One Oceanicoccus sagamiensis genomic region harbors:
- a CDS encoding putative quinol monooxygenase produces the protein MTVLINGCVELAAEHRDKALAESADLVAETRTQKGCKHYVWSADPTSDTRVYVYENWESSEDLAAHLAGPYYANMLALLGGYGVYNTEVSKFRIDLEEPVYDPEGVPRADFFTG, from the coding sequence ATGACAGTACTGATTAATGGCTGTGTTGAATTAGCCGCTGAACACCGTGATAAAGCACTGGCCGAATCCGCGGATCTGGTCGCTGAAACCCGCACCCAGAAAGGCTGCAAGCACTATGTCTGGTCCGCTGATCCGACCTCTGACACCCGCGTATATGTGTATGAAAACTGGGAGTCTTCGGAAGATTTAGCCGCTCATTTGGCCGGTCCCTACTATGCCAATATGCTGGCATTGCTTGGAGGCTACGGTGTATACAATACGGAAGTCTCCAAATTCCGGATTGATCTGGAAGAGCCGGTCTATGACCCAGAGGGTGTACCCAGAGCCGACTTTTTCACCGGCTAA
- a CDS encoding NADP-dependent oxidoreductase, which translates to MTDLINRQYYLAQRPASVPTSEDVPARDVPVAEPAEGMAVIKNMFISLDPAIRGWMGDDPNYIEPIAINDAVRSSVIGRVVKSNSPELAVGDAVMSLGAWEAYTTGPAVAMNKLDESAGLPLSNFLSVLGPTGLTAFFGILDVGKPKAGETVLVSAAAGAVGSVVGQIAKIKGCRVVGMAGSDDKCAWLKDDLGFDEVINYKTCGDYGDAIRKACPDGVDVYFDNVGGEILDAALLCLNKFARVAVCGWISTYNDADAPGPKNLWQLVAESVTIQGFVVIDYMDRFPEAIGQLAEWVMSGQIQFKEDIVDGLDNILPAFLKLFDGSNQGKLMVRIPEE; encoded by the coding sequence ATGACAGATTTAATCAATCGCCAGTATTACTTGGCTCAACGCCCTGCAAGCGTACCGACTTCAGAGGACGTTCCGGCCCGCGATGTGCCCGTTGCAGAGCCGGCTGAAGGCATGGCGGTGATCAAGAATATGTTTATCTCACTGGACCCTGCGATCCGTGGTTGGATGGGTGATGACCCTAACTATATTGAGCCTATAGCCATTAATGACGCGGTCCGCAGCTCGGTTATCGGTCGTGTAGTCAAGAGCAATAGCCCGGAATTGGCCGTTGGCGATGCGGTCATGAGTTTAGGTGCCTGGGAGGCTTATACCACCGGCCCCGCCGTTGCGATGAATAAGCTGGATGAAAGTGCTGGCCTGCCTCTGAGTAACTTTTTGAGCGTATTGGGCCCCACCGGTTTAACTGCGTTTTTTGGTATCCTCGATGTGGGTAAGCCAAAAGCGGGTGAGACTGTCTTAGTGAGTGCCGCCGCTGGTGCTGTTGGCTCAGTTGTAGGGCAAATTGCCAAAATTAAAGGCTGCCGTGTTGTCGGTATGGCCGGTTCTGATGATAAATGTGCCTGGCTAAAAGACGATTTGGGTTTTGATGAGGTGATTAACTATAAAACCTGTGGTGATTACGGCGATGCGATTCGCAAAGCCTGCCCTGATGGTGTTGATGTTTACTTCGATAATGTCGGTGGTGAGATTCTGGATGCTGCGCTGCTATGTCTGAATAAATTTGCCCGTGTTGCGGTTTGCGGTTGGATTTCAACCTATAACGATGCCGATGCACCCGGCCCGAAAAACCTTTGGCAATTGGTTGCCGAGAGTGTGACGATTCAGGGTTTTGTGGTTATCGATTATATGGATCGTTTCCCTGAAGCGATTGGTCAGTTGGCGGAATGGGTCATGTCTGGCCAGATTCAATTTAAAGAAGATATTGTTGACGGTCTGGATAATATTTTACCGGCGTTTTTAAAACTGTTTGATGGCAGTAACCAGGGTAAATTAATGGTTCGTATCCCGGAAGAATAA
- a CDS encoding SDR family NAD(P)-dependent oxidoreductase has product MNRFDGKYVVVTGAADGIGLATATFFATQGAKVIAVDLPSSSLSSVLADYDSVIPLHQDMTAEDASQNVLAEVTARFGGLDILINNAGISPFGPLDDDNDEAWKNTFDINVAAIHKLSRACLPLLKLSAAGRVINTASLSSVVANNGMGIYTASKHAVAGLSKSMALEWGEFGITVNYLLPGAIVTGISRDVFATNPEFKAFWENKSALGRLGQPDDIAKAILFLASDDAAFISGHGLVVDGGALISA; this is encoded by the coding sequence ATGAATCGCTTTGACGGAAAATATGTTGTTGTAACCGGCGCCGCTGACGGTATCGGTTTGGCGACGGCGACGTTTTTTGCCACTCAAGGCGCAAAGGTAATCGCGGTTGATTTGCCATCGTCATCCTTGTCCAGCGTACTGGCAGATTATGATAGCGTGATTCCACTGCACCAGGATATGACGGCGGAAGATGCCAGCCAAAATGTTCTGGCTGAAGTGACAGCGCGTTTTGGTGGCTTGGATATTTTAATTAATAATGCTGGCATATCACCTTTTGGCCCATTGGATGATGATAACGATGAGGCTTGGAAAAATACCTTTGATATTAACGTCGCAGCCATTCACAAGTTAAGTAGAGCCTGTTTGCCGCTACTAAAATTAAGTGCTGCTGGTAGAGTGATTAATACCGCTTCATTATCCTCTGTGGTTGCCAATAATGGCATGGGTATTTATACCGCATCTAAACATGCGGTGGCCGGTTTAAGTAAATCCATGGCGTTGGAGTGGGGCGAATTTGGTATTACCGTTAACTATCTTTTGCCGGGTGCTATCGTAACGGGAATATCCCGTGATGTATTTGCGACTAACCCTGAGTTTAAAGCGTTTTGGGAAAATAAATCGGCCTTGGGTCGATTGGGTCAGCCTGATGATATTGCCAAAGCAATATTGTTTTTAGCCTCGGATGATGCGGCATTTATCAGTGGTC